From the genome of Halomonas sp. 1513, one region includes:
- a CDS encoding ABC transporter permease — protein sequence MSRLSMLRWRAPLLTPLLSALAVLGCVVLAVTGYYLSFLFFTLFTLLVLGVPIAISLAGACLLFVVISGQVPDIVVAHRMINGIDSFPLLAIPFFIFAGSLMNNAGITERIFNFAKALMGWMRGGLGHVNVGASIVFSGMSGAAVADAGGLGTIEIKAMKDAGYDEEFAVGITAASSTIGPIIPPSLPMVIYGVMASASVGQLFAAGLIPGLLMGAMLMGMIFIISRRRGYTADARFSMGVLGKTFSRAVLSLMTPVIIVGGIITGVFTPTESAVAAVVYALFLGVMVYRTLSWRKLLKVSMETIETTAIILFIVASASIFAWILSSNQVTQHLVAVLGPFADSKIAVLLFSNAVLIIIGCFMETIAAITILVPVLLPMAIAVGVDPVHFGVIMVLNLMIGLLTPPVGMVLYVLSRVSNVSFERCMRGTIPFLIPLVVCLLLVTFIPAISMWLPTLIYR from the coding sequence ATGTCTCGACTTTCCATGCTGCGCTGGCGAGCACCGCTCCTCACGCCGCTGCTCTCGGCCCTGGCCGTACTTGGCTGCGTGGTGCTGGCGGTGACCGGCTACTACCTGTCATTTCTATTCTTCACGCTGTTCACACTGCTGGTGCTGGGGGTGCCGATTGCCATCAGCCTGGCGGGGGCCTGCCTGCTGTTCGTGGTGATCTCCGGCCAGGTGCCGGACATCGTGGTCGCACACCGCATGATCAACGGCATCGACAGCTTTCCGCTGCTGGCCATCCCGTTCTTCATCTTCGCCGGCAGCCTGATGAACAATGCCGGTATCACCGAACGCATCTTCAACTTCGCCAAGGCCTTGATGGGCTGGATGCGCGGCGGCCTTGGGCATGTCAACGTTGGCGCCAGTATCGTCTTCTCGGGCATGTCGGGGGCGGCGGTGGCCGATGCCGGCGGTCTGGGTACCATCGAGATCAAGGCGATGAAGGACGCCGGCTATGACGAGGAGTTCGCGGTGGGTATCACCGCCGCCTCGTCGACCATCGGGCCGATCATCCCGCCCAGCCTGCCGATGGTGATCTACGGCGTGATGGCTTCGGCCTCGGTGGGCCAGCTGTTCGCCGCCGGCCTGATTCCCGGGCTGCTGATGGGGGCGATGCTGATGGGCATGATCTTCATCATCTCGCGTCGCCGCGGCTATACCGCCGATGCGCGCTTCTCGATGGGGGTGCTGGGCAAGACCTTCAGCCGCGCGGTGCTGTCGCTGATGACGCCGGTGATCATCGTCGGCGGCATCATCACCGGGGTCTTCACGCCCACCGAGTCGGCGGTAGCCGCGGTGGTCTATGCGCTGTTCCTGGGGGTGATGGTCTACCGTACCCTTAGCTGGCGCAAGCTGCTCAAGGTCAGCATGGAGACCATCGAGACCACCGCGATCATTCTGTTCATCGTCGCCTCGGCGTCGATCTTCGCCTGGATCCTATCGAGCAACCAGGTCACCCAGCACCTGGTGGCGGTGCTGGGGCCCTTTGCCGACAGCAAGATCGCGGTGCTGCTGTTCTCCAACGCCGTGCTGATCATCATCGGCTGCTTCATGGAAACCATCGCCGCCATCACCATCCTGGTACCGGTGCTGCTGCCCATGGCCATCGCGGTGGGCGTCGATCCGGTGCACTTCGGCGTGATCATGGTGCTCAACCTGATGATCGGCCTGCTGACGCCGCCGGTGGGCATGGTGCTCTACGTGCTGTCGCGGGTCTCCAACGTCAGCTTCGAGCGCTGCATGCGCGGCACCATCCCGTTCCTGATTCCGCTGGTGGTGTGCCTGCTGCTGGTGACCTTCATTCCGGCCATCTCCATGTGGCTGCCGACCCTGATCTACCGCTGA
- a CDS encoding oxidoreductase — MSDAYTAIRVARHDLERFMDAALARRGADAASREAVIRALVTASRWGTDSHGLRLLPHYLEALAGGRINPRPQLQFTQRLPATGHLDADHAMGHLAGYTAMQHAVAMAREMGMGAVAVANSSHYGAAGCYALAAAEQGMLGLTVSNSDPFVLLHHSERAFHGTNPIAFAAPLAGGNPYVFDMATSAIPWNRVQQYGAIGRQLPDQVAATAAGGVTRTPAEVSALLPLGGSEFGFKGAALGGFAEVLSSTLSGMLNGFRLLPMVGDDMATPRGVSHFFLAINPAGFIDLEQFQQRLGDYLADLRSQPAVAGGEVLAPGDREWRCMAQRDAEGIPLDTANREAYAELAERLDIAPLTAL, encoded by the coding sequence ATGAGCGACGCCTATACCGCCATTCGCGTAGCCCGCCACGACCTGGAGCGTTTCATGGACGCGGCGCTGGCGCGCCGCGGCGCCGATGCCGCCAGTCGTGAGGCGGTGATCCGCGCGCTGGTCACCGCCTCGCGCTGGGGCACCGACAGCCACGGCCTGCGCCTGCTGCCACACTATCTCGAGGCGCTCGCCGGCGGCCGCATCAACCCGCGGCCGCAGCTGCAGTTCACGCAGCGCCTGCCGGCTACCGGCCACCTCGATGCCGACCACGCCATGGGCCATCTGGCCGGCTACACCGCCATGCAGCACGCCGTGGCGATGGCCCGCGAGATGGGCATGGGCGCGGTGGCGGTGGCCAACTCCTCGCACTACGGTGCCGCCGGCTGCTACGCGCTGGCGGCCGCCGAGCAGGGCATGCTGGGGCTGACGGTGAGCAACTCCGACCCCTTCGTGCTATTGCATCACAGCGAGCGAGCCTTCCACGGCACCAACCCGATCGCCTTCGCCGCACCGCTGGCGGGCGGCAACCCCTACGTGTTCGATATGGCGACCAGCGCGATTCCCTGGAACCGCGTCCAGCAGTACGGCGCCATCGGCCGCCAGCTGCCCGACCAGGTGGCGGCCACCGCCGCCGGCGGGGTGACCCGCACGCCCGCCGAGGTGAGCGCGCTGCTGCCGCTGGGGGGCAGCGAGTTCGGCTTCAAGGGAGCGGCGCTGGGCGGCTTCGCCGAGGTCTTGAGCTCGACCCTGTCGGGCATGCTCAACGGCTTTCGGCTGCTGCCTATGGTCGGCGACGACATGGCCACGCCGCGCGGTGTCAGCCACTTCTTCCTGGCCATCAATCCAGCCGGCTTCATCGATCTCGAACAGTTCCAGCAGCGCCTGGGCGACTACCTCGCCGACCTGCGCAGTCAGCCCGCCGTGGCCGGCGGCGAGGTGCTGGCGCCGGGCGACCGCGAGTGGCGCTGCATGGCCCAGCGCGACGCAGAGGGCATTCCCCTCGACACGGCCAATCGTGAGGCCTATGCCGAGCTTGCCGAGCGACTCGATATTGCACCGCTAACGGCGCTTTAG
- a CDS encoding GntR family transcriptional regulator: MSKYRVERKTLSEQVAEQLEAEILEGRLSENDQLPSERELMEQFGVGRPAVREALFHLQQLGLIAINSGTRARVIRPTAEAVMARLSGVTRQLLSKPDGQQYFQEARAMFEISLARYAAQHASDEDLARLRAALDDNRAAVGDEARFKRSDNAFHGVLANIARNPIFDAIHESLSEWLDDRRAQVLQQKDEDKAAMAAHIEIVEAIESRDPDAAEAAMRRHLDRHYGTYMQLKKRLIDSEDNSA; this comes from the coding sequence ATGAGCAAGTACCGCGTAGAGCGCAAGACGCTGTCCGAACAGGTCGCCGAGCAGCTCGAGGCCGAGATCCTCGAGGGGCGGCTGAGCGAGAACGACCAGCTACCCTCCGAGCGCGAACTGATGGAGCAGTTCGGGGTCGGTCGGCCGGCGGTACGCGAAGCGCTGTTCCACCTTCAGCAGCTGGGGCTGATCGCCATCAACAGCGGCACCCGGGCGCGGGTCATCCGGCCCACCGCCGAGGCGGTGATGGCACGGCTCTCCGGCGTCACCCGGCAGTTGCTCTCCAAGCCCGACGGGCAACAGTATTTTCAGGAAGCGCGGGCCATGTTCGAGATCTCGCTGGCGCGCTACGCCGCCCAGCATGCCAGCGACGAGGACCTGGCCCGGCTGCGCGCCGCGCTCGACGACAACCGCGCCGCGGTGGGTGACGAAGCGCGCTTCAAGCGCTCCGACAACGCCTTCCACGGGGTGCTGGCGAATATTGCCCGCAACCCGATCTTCGACGCCATCCACGAGTCGCTCTCCGAGTGGCTCGACGACCGCCGCGCCCAGGTGCTGCAGCAGAAAGACGAGGACAAGGCCGCCATGGCCGCGCATATCGAGATCGTCGAAGCCATCGAATCCCGTGACCCGGACGCCGCCGAAGCCGCCATGCGTCGCCACCTCGACCGCCACTACGGCACCTACATGCAGCTCAAGAAGCGGCTTATCGACAGCGAGGACAACTCAGCCTAG
- a CDS encoding altronate hydrolase, translated as MTTPIASDAGRLTSLRVHAADNVRVALKDLAAGSQIDDGGRTLQLVEPIRHKHKFALADLAVGDSVIMYGVTVGRATQAIAAGAAITTDNTAHSTDSSSVQARRGEWQAPDVSAFQGMTFDGYQRADGSVGTANVWLVVPLVFCENRNIEVLRQCVADALGEDPYRDYKRMARELLHGDAAAPSPQAAAERLFPNVDGVRFLTHTLGCGGTDDDAQALCQLLAGYICHPNVAGATVLSLGCQKAQIEMIQQAVASRDPQGLRPVHYLEQQASQSEEALIRDALTTIFDGLAEANRTPRTPAPLSALSLGAECGGSDGFSGLSANPLVGAVMDRLVALGGSGMLSEFPELCGVEHELVARCSDDRVAERFQALMSAYQRHASRVGADFSMNPSPGNIRDGLITDAMKSAGAAKKGGDSPIVDVLDYTEPRTRAGLSLLCSPGNDVESTTALAGSGANLILFTTGLGTPTGNPVTPVMKISSNSELAARMSDVIDFDAGPIIRGEAQIDELADDLLRLCIDTASGRYQPQAVRLAQYDFIPWKRGVSL; from the coding sequence ATGACCACACCCATTGCCAGCGACGCCGGCCGCCTGACCAGCCTGCGCGTGCACGCCGCCGACAACGTTCGGGTGGCGCTCAAGGACCTGGCGGCAGGCAGCCAGATCGACGACGGCGGCCGGACGCTGCAGCTCGTCGAGCCGATCCGTCACAAGCACAAGTTCGCCCTGGCGGATCTCGCCGTGGGCGACAGCGTGATCATGTATGGCGTGACCGTAGGGCGTGCCACCCAAGCGATCGCCGCCGGGGCCGCCATCACCACCGACAACACTGCCCATAGCACCGACTCCAGCAGCGTGCAGGCGCGCCGCGGCGAATGGCAGGCGCCGGACGTCAGCGCCTTCCAGGGCATGACATTCGACGGCTACCAGCGCGCCGATGGCAGCGTAGGTACCGCCAACGTGTGGCTGGTGGTGCCGCTGGTGTTCTGCGAGAACCGCAATATCGAGGTGCTGCGCCAGTGCGTGGCCGACGCCCTCGGCGAAGACCCCTACCGCGACTACAAGCGCATGGCGCGCGAGCTGCTGCACGGCGACGCCGCCGCACCCTCGCCCCAGGCTGCCGCCGAGCGGCTGTTCCCCAACGTCGACGGCGTGCGCTTCCTGACCCATACGCTGGGTTGCGGCGGCACCGACGACGACGCCCAGGCGCTGTGCCAGCTGCTGGCCGGCTATATCTGCCACCCCAACGTGGCCGGCGCCACGGTGCTCAGCCTGGGCTGCCAGAAAGCGCAGATCGAGATGATTCAGCAGGCCGTGGCCAGCCGCGACCCTCAGGGGCTACGGCCGGTGCACTACCTGGAGCAGCAGGCCAGCCAGAGCGAGGAGGCGCTGATCCGCGATGCGCTGACCACCATCTTCGACGGCCTGGCCGAGGCCAATCGCACCCCGCGCACCCCGGCCCCGCTCTCGGCGCTGAGCCTGGGCGCCGAGTGCGGCGGCTCGGACGGTTTCTCGGGGCTCTCCGCCAACCCGCTGGTGGGCGCGGTGATGGACCGCCTGGTGGCGCTGGGCGGCAGCGGCATGCTCAGCGAGTTTCCCGAGCTGTGCGGCGTCGAGCATGAGCTGGTGGCGCGCTGCAGCGATGACCGGGTGGCCGAGCGCTTCCAGGCCTTGATGAGCGCCTACCAGCGTCACGCCTCCCGGGTCGGCGCCGATTTCTCGATGAACCCCTCGCCGGGCAATATCCGCGACGGCCTGATCACCGACGCCATGAAGTCCGCCGGCGCCGCCAAGAAAGGCGGCGACAGCCCCATCGTCGACGTGCTCGACTACACCGAGCCGCGCACCCGCGCCGGGCTGAGCCTGCTCTGCTCACCGGGCAACGACGTCGAGTCGACCACCGCCCTGGCCGGCTCCGGCGCCAACCTGATCCTGTTCACCACCGGGCTCGGCACCCCCACCGGCAACCCGGTCACCCCGGTGATGAAGATCTCCAGCAATAGCGAACTGGCGGCGCGCATGAGCGACGTGATCGACTTCGATGCGGGGCCGATCATCCGCGGCGAGGCGCAGATCGACGAGCTCGCCGACGACCTGCTCCGGCTGTGCATCGACACCGCCTCGGGCCGCTACCAGCCCCAGGCGGTGCGCCTCGCCCAGTACGACTTCATCCCCTGGAAGCGCGGTGTGTCGTTGTAG
- a CDS encoding ureidoglycolate lyase encodes MKLLRFGPAGQEKPGALDAQGRIRDLSAHVTDLSGAHLDRNALAALAELDLAQLPEVADGTRLGPCVGGVGKFICIGLNYSDHAAETGAEVPPEPVVFNKWTSAICGPNDDVIIPRDSQKTDWEVELGVVIGKAARYVDEADAMQHVAGFCVINDISEREFQLERSGSWDKGKGCDTFGPLGPWLVTPDEIDDPHRLAMWLEVDGKRYQDGSTSTMVYQVPYLISYLSRFMSLQPGDVISTGTPPGVGMGQQPQVYLRPGQTMRLGIDGLGEQQQRLVAESDAR; translated from the coding sequence ATGAAACTGCTGCGCTTCGGCCCCGCCGGGCAGGAAAAACCCGGCGCCCTGGATGCCCAGGGCAGGATTCGCGACCTGTCGGCCCACGTCACCGACCTCAGCGGTGCTCATCTCGACCGCAACGCGCTGGCCGCGCTCGCCGAACTGGATCTCGCGCAGTTGCCCGAGGTGGCCGACGGCACCCGCCTCGGCCCCTGCGTGGGCGGAGTCGGCAAGTTCATCTGCATCGGCCTCAACTACTCCGACCACGCCGCCGAGACCGGCGCCGAGGTGCCGCCGGAGCCGGTGGTCTTCAACAAGTGGACCAGCGCCATCTGCGGCCCCAACGACGACGTGATCATTCCCCGCGACTCGCAAAAGACCGATTGGGAGGTCGAGCTCGGCGTAGTGATCGGCAAGGCCGCGCGCTACGTCGACGAGGCCGACGCCATGCAGCACGTGGCCGGGTTCTGCGTGATCAACGACATCTCCGAGCGCGAATTCCAGCTCGAGCGCAGCGGCAGCTGGGACAAGGGCAAGGGCTGCGACACCTTCGGCCCGCTGGGCCCGTGGCTGGTGACGCCCGATGAGATCGACGACCCGCATCGCCTGGCCATGTGGCTGGAGGTCGACGGCAAGCGCTACCAGGATGGCAGCACCAGCACCATGGTCTACCAGGTGCCCTACCTGATCAGCTACCTGAGCCGCTTCATGAGCCTGCAGCCCGGCGACGTGATCTCCACCGGCACCCCGCCCGGCGTGGGCATGGGCCAGCAGCCGCAGGTCTACCTGCGCCCCGGCCAGACCATGCGCCTGGGTATCGACGGCCTCGGTGAACAGCAGCAGCGCCTGGTCGCCGAAAGCGACGCGCGATGA
- a CDS encoding NAD(P)-dependent oxidoreductase, which produces MRRLENKTALITAAANGIGRAAALRFAAEGARVIATDIDAEALATLHGTPGIETRRLDVTDDEQITQLAAELDGLDVLFNCAGYVADGSLLSCEASDWLRSFELNVTAMFRLTRALLPGMIEAGGGSVINMASVASSLKGVPNRCAYGASKAAVIGLTKSIAADYVGQGIRCNAICPGTVESPSLRQRIRQQAAQQGRDEAAVFAEFEARQPLGRLGQADEIAALACYLAADESGYTTGTTHTIDGGWLT; this is translated from the coding sequence ATGCGACGACTGGAGAACAAGACCGCCCTGATCACCGCCGCCGCCAACGGCATCGGCCGCGCCGCCGCACTGCGCTTCGCCGCCGAAGGGGCCCGCGTGATCGCCACCGATATCGATGCCGAGGCGCTGGCCACGCTTCACGGCACGCCGGGAATCGAAACCCGACGCCTCGACGTCACCGACGACGAGCAGATTACCCAGCTCGCCGCCGAACTCGACGGCCTCGATGTGCTGTTCAACTGTGCCGGCTACGTGGCCGACGGCAGCCTGCTCAGCTGCGAGGCAAGCGACTGGCTGCGCTCCTTCGAGCTCAACGTCACCGCCATGTTTCGGCTCACCCGCGCGCTGTTGCCGGGTATGATCGAGGCTGGCGGGGGCAGCGTGATCAACATGGCCTCGGTGGCTTCGAGCCTCAAGGGCGTGCCCAACCGCTGCGCCTACGGCGCCAGCAAGGCCGCGGTGATCGGGTTGACCAAGTCGATCGCCGCCGACTATGTCGGCCAGGGCATTCGCTGCAACGCGATCTGCCCGGGCACCGTCGAGTCGCCGTCGCTGCGCCAGCGCATTCGCCAACAGGCGGCACAGCAGGGCCGCGACGAGGCCGCGGTGTTCGCCGAGTTCGAGGCCCGCCAGCCGCTCGGCCGGTTGGGGCAGGCCGATGAGATCGCCGCCCTGGCCTGCTACCTGGCCGCCGACGAGTCCGGCTATACCACCGGCACCACCCACACCATCGACGGTGGCTGGCTGACCTGA
- a CDS encoding aldehyde dehydrogenase (NADP(+)) produces the protein MTLQGKSLIGQQAVAGSGERLHAVDPNSGERLSPDYPGVDDRQIEQACALAAEAFDAYRDTDLETRARFLERIAEEIEALGDALIERGMAESGLHQARLEGERGRTCGQLRLFASEVRRGEWLDVRIDPALPERAPMPRPDLRQRHIALGPVAVFGASNFPLAFSVAGGDTASALAAGCPVVVKAHPAHPGTSELVGRAIQAAVAHCRLPEGVFSLLFGAGNALGQALVKDARIKAVGFTGSRRGGQALAAIAQARPEPIPVYAEMSSINPVLLMPAALSERAEAIAEGFVASLNMGAGQFCTNPGLLLGLAGTPLDNFVAAAGQALEQSAAQTMLTPGIHAAYQQGVETLAAHPKVREVARGQAGDGQNQCQPGLYVTQAADFLADEALQAEVFGATALVVACTDISEMQAVAESLEGQLTATLQMDDSDLDAARVLLPTLERRAGRILVNGWPTGVEVCHAMVHGGPYPATSDARTTSVGAAAIQRFLRPVCYQNLPQGLLPEALHDGNPYAVSRLLDGKREA, from the coding sequence ATGACACTGCAAGGCAAGTCGCTAATTGGACAGCAAGCCGTCGCCGGCAGCGGCGAGCGTCTGCACGCGGTAGACCCGAACAGCGGTGAGCGCCTGTCGCCGGACTACCCCGGCGTCGACGATCGCCAGATCGAACAGGCCTGCGCGCTAGCCGCCGAGGCCTTCGACGCTTACCGCGATACCGACCTGGAGACCCGCGCGCGCTTTCTCGAGCGCATCGCCGAGGAGATCGAAGCCCTCGGCGACGCGCTGATCGAGCGTGGCATGGCCGAGTCCGGCTTGCACCAGGCCCGCCTCGAGGGTGAGCGCGGCCGCACCTGCGGCCAGCTGCGGCTGTTCGCCAGCGAAGTCCGCCGCGGCGAGTGGCTGGACGTGCGCATCGACCCGGCGCTGCCCGAGCGCGCGCCGATGCCGCGCCCCGACCTGCGCCAGCGGCATATCGCCCTGGGCCCGGTGGCGGTGTTCGGTGCCAGCAACTTCCCGCTGGCGTTCTCGGTGGCCGGGGGCGACACGGCCTCGGCACTGGCCGCCGGCTGCCCGGTGGTGGTCAAGGCGCACCCCGCACACCCCGGCACCTCGGAGCTGGTGGGCCGCGCCATCCAGGCCGCCGTCGCCCACTGCCGGCTGCCCGAGGGGGTGTTCTCGCTGCTATTCGGCGCCGGTAACGCGCTGGGCCAGGCCCTGGTCAAGGACGCGCGCATCAAGGCAGTGGGCTTTACCGGCTCGCGCCGCGGCGGCCAGGCCCTGGCGGCCATCGCCCAGGCGCGCCCGGAGCCGATTCCGGTCTACGCCGAGATGAGTTCCATCAACCCGGTGCTGCTGATGCCGGCGGCGCTGAGTGAACGCGCCGAGGCCATCGCCGAGGGCTTCGTCGCCTCGCTCAACATGGGCGCCGGCCAGTTCTGCACCAACCCGGGGCTGCTGCTGGGCCTCGCCGGTACGCCGCTGGACAACTTCGTTGCCGCGGCGGGCCAGGCCCTCGAGCAGAGCGCGGCCCAGACCATGCTGACGCCGGGCATTCATGCCGCCTACCAACAAGGCGTCGAGACGCTGGCCGCACATCCCAAGGTGCGCGAAGTTGCCCGCGGACAGGCCGGTGACGGCCAGAACCAGTGCCAGCCCGGCCTTTACGTCACCCAGGCCGCCGATTTCCTCGCCGATGAGGCGCTGCAGGCCGAGGTCTTCGGCGCTACCGCGCTGGTGGTGGCCTGCACCGACATCAGCGAGATGCAGGCGGTCGCCGAGTCGCTGGAGGGCCAGCTCACCGCAACACTGCAGATGGATGACAGCGATCTCGACGCCGCCCGCGTCCTGCTGCCGACCCTCGAGCGTCGCGCCGGACGCATTCTGGTCAACGGCTGGCCGACCGGCGTCGAGGTGTGCCATGCCATGGTCCACGGCGGCCCCTACCCGGCCACCTCGGACGCTCGCACCACCTCGGTGGGCGCCGCGGCGATCCAGCGCTTCCTGCGTCCGGTGTGCTACCAGAACCTGCCCCAGGGGCTGCTGCCCGAGGCGCTCCACGACGGCAACCCCTATGCGGTCAGCCGGCTGCTGGACGGCAAGCGCGAGGCGTGA